The nucleotide sequence ATTGGTCTGGCACAGTGCTGCCCTGCTGTTGTTAGTCAATATTGTTACGCTGGCAGTGCTGTCGGCCCCGTCGCCGTTTCAGCAACTGGCTTTTGACCAGCCGAATGTGGCCGTGCTGAAGTTTCCGTTCATCTGGCTGCCCGGCTTCATTGTTCCAATCGTCCTGCTGGGGCATTTGATTGCCATACGACGGCTCAGTACAACCACTTCACGGCCTTTTTGACTATGCCCGGCAGATTGTCCGATATGTGATCTACCCAGACCGATTTGTTAACGCGGCTGGCCGTTGGATAGGGGTAAATCTTGTTAAAGAAATCGCCCGCCGTTAGCTTGTGCTGAATGGCCAGAATCAACTCCTGCACCAGCTCGCCCGCGTTCGGCGCGATGATGGTGCCGCCCAGAATTTTTGTCCCGAACGGATTGATTCCTTTCGGTTCGGTGAACAGAATCATCCGGGCGTATTCATAGTCTTCAATGATGGCCCGGTCGTCGTGGGCAAAGTCATACTCCAGTCGCTCGTAGCCGATGCTGCGTTTCTTTAGCTCATCGTCCAGCAGCCCGAACGTTGCGACTTCAGGATCGGTGAAGGTGACCCAGGAGAAATAATCGTAGGTCAGTTTTTTGTCCAGCACCCGGCCGGGCGTAATCAGATTGCTGATCAGGGTCGAAACATGCAGTTCGGCCGCGTGAGAAAACAGGCGCTGACCGGCTGGCGCACCGGCTGCCGCGTCGCCCGCAGCAAAAACGTGGGTGTTGGTGGTTTGCAGATAATCATTCAGCTTAAGCCGGCCTTGGTCATCCAGGTCAATACCGGCAGCCGCCAGGTTCAGGTCATCGTAGTTGAAGGTTCGGCCAATAGCGACCAGCACTACGTCGAACTGAACGAGTTCTACCCTACCCTCAGCGGATTCGACTTCGGCGATATGGGCATCGCGAAATGCGTTGACCCGGCTTTTCAGCTTAAACTCAATTCCTTCTTCGGCAAGACGTTTCTGGAGCAGGTCAGATACCTCGGGCAACTCCTTATCCAGAATTCGTGCTTCGCTACCAACCACCGTTACCTGGCTGCCAAAACGCTGGAAAGCCTGAGCCATTTCTATGCCAATGGGACCGGCTCCAATGACCAGCAGACGCTGTGGTAGTTGTTTGAGCGTAAAGATGTTTTCGTTGGTATAAACGTTAACCCGGTCAATCCCCTCCACGTCGAGCTGCCGGGGTTTCGATCCGGTACAGAGAATGATATTCCTGGCCGATGTCCGTTCGGGGGGTCCGCCGTTAGTCGGGCGAACTTCGATTTCCTGTTTACCGACGAATGAGGCTGTGCCCAGCGCTACGTCCAGTTTTTCGGCTTCGCGCAGGTACGCGGCATTTTCATGCGCCCGGATAATGTCCTGCCGCTCCCGTACGTACTGCATCACGGCAGCCAGGTCGGTAGCACCCTCGGCTGTCCAGCCAAACGGCTGCGTCCGACGAGCGTTGTGCATCATCCGGCTTACGTGGATTAATGCTTTACTCGGCACACAGCCGTCGTTCAAACAGTCACCCCCAATGCGTTGGTCGTATCGGTCAATGAGCAGGACCTCAAAGCCGAGCCGCTTCATGGCAATAGAAACACCTAAGCCAGCCGAACCGGCTCCAATGGCAATCAGATCATACTGTGATTTCATTAATCTTTTTTGAAGTCGGCAAGCGTGCCCCGAATGGTGGTGTTGAATTTACTATTATTAAGCATTACGCTCCCGCTTTTATCGATAAGTTTACTAGTCATGGTTACCAGAAAAGGGGTGTCTTTTTTATCGAACAACATTTTCGGCAACAATTCCAGCGTCTGGCCCGGCTTGATCGTGATAGGATATACCACGGGCGTAGTGGCCTGCTTTTTGATAACGATGGGCTCTGGCTGATACCCTTCCGCAATTTCTTTGCCGTTAATCGATACCGTATAACGCGTGTCCGTAAAACTGAAGTCGAACTTGTTTTTATTGACGATGTTCACTTTAGCCGCTACGTCGGTTCGCTTTAAGCCCAGTTTGCCGAAATCAATGTCTTCGACTTTTATCTTCGGAATGTAAAACGTGGGTAACCGCTTTTCAAAGGTCTGGCTAAACGTACGATTGCCAAGAATGGGGACATCGAGGTCGAATGTACTCCGAACGGTATAGGTTGTACTGTCGATGCCTTTTTTATCAAGTGTTTCCAGCACCGTCGACAGTTTTTTGATCATTACCCGCATCGGCAGTGTTACGTAGGTGCTGTCGCCAGATTTTACTTCAATGGCCTTCTCGTATTTATCCTCCACGATAGGTGTATTGGCCATCAATACGGTGTAATTGAGTCGACTTGCCTTAAAGCCTACGGGTAATGGGTTGTCGATCAACATCCTGACATCCATGTCGATATAATCATCGTCGATGTTGTGGATGTCGATGGTGCTCATCTCCAGCCGTGGCTTGAGCGTGTTATCATACGGCCCACCTTCGGCTGCGGCATTGCTTTTCAGACGACTATACCAGATAAAAGCTCCGACGATTCCAATCAGCAGGAGTGTAAGCGCAATAATCCATCCCTTCTTCATAACGTTTTGTTAATAAACAGATTTAACTCTTCGTCTGGTTAGACTGTTTAATACCTGCCGTAACCTCGCTAATCGTCCGGAATTGCCTAACCGCATTCGTCAACGCCCTGCCTATGCGCTTTCTCCTGTTTGGCCTCCTGCTGTTCGTTACAGCCTGCCGTCGTCCGTCGCGCCAGCTGGCCGCTACGCTTACCCCGCTCAATAAGCCAACTGAAGCGACCACCCAGACGCCAACACCCAGCCTGCCCGATTTCAGCCGTAACCTCCGGGCGGGCGATGAGCTTGTTGCGCTGGGTAACGACCCTGACTGGTCAATGACCATCAATCCAACCCAGGGACTTCGGTTTAAATCGTTCAACGGCGACAGTGTTCTATCGAATGTACCACAGCGGTTAAACGATTCCGACGGTTCTTTCCGCTTCAATGTTGACCTGAGTGACTCCGCCGGACGCATCAGAGTGCTGTTCAGACCCGACAGCTGCGTGGACAATGCGTCGGGGTATCGGTTCGATTACCGCGTGGAAGTAGACGTACACGGTAAAAGTTATCTCGGCTGTGGCGTATCGCTCCGACAGATTACTCTGCTGCAGGACACGTGGGTGCTGACCAGTTTTCAGAATCATACCGTAACGGCTGGCGGCCCGCGGAATGAGTTGCCCCGCCTTGAAATTTCATTGACCAATCAGCGCGTAACTGGCACAACCGGCTGTAACCGGCTCAGCGGAAAGGTGCAGTCCGACAGTCGGCAAATTCGGTTTGGACCGCTGGTAACGACCAAAATGGCCTGCGCGGGCGAAACGGGTCGTTTTGAAGGCGATTTTCTGGAGGCTCTGAGCCAGCCGCTAACCTACCGTGTTGGCGAGGGCAATCTCATCTTGCTGCAGGACGGCAAACCACTTATGACGTTCCGAAAAACCGACTGATGATCGGGGGTAGCCAGTAATCCAAAGGCTGACTCAAAGAAGCTTTGGACACGGCGTCGCAATGCACAGATAAATAAGTTAGCCGCAAGTATAAAAACCATCGCTTATGGTCTTTTAGCAGCAGTTGCCGATTTCAAATCAGGTGCTGCCTATGCGTTACCGTTCTGCTCTCTTTTTACTGCTGTTAGCCGTTGCCGGACTGGCCTCGGGCTGGCTTCCCCTTTCTGAAGATTTAGCCCCGGCTCCCGACCGCCCCAACATTCTCTGGATTTCCTGCGAAGATATGTCGCCCCGGTTGGCGAGTTATGGCGATTCAACCATCAGCACGCCCAATATCAGTCGGCTGGCGCGGGAGGGTGTTCGCTACACAAACGTCTTCTGCACGGCCGGTGTATGTGCACCAAGCCGCAACGCCATCATTACGGGCATGTACCAGACCAGCACCGGCGGTCACAATATGCGCACGCTCAACAACACCTATCCCGAAAAAACTGGCCTGCCAAAGGAATACTCTATTGTGATGCCGCCTGATGTAAAAGCGTTTCCAGAATATTTGCGGGCGGCCGGGTATTATACCACCAATAACGACAAAACCGATTACCAGTTTGAAGCGCCCCCAACGGTCTGGGACGAAGTCAGCAAAAAGGCGCACTGGCGCAATCGCAGCCCGGACCAACCGTTTTTTGCGGTATTCAACAGCGTCGTTACGCATGAATCGCAGGTATGGATGCGGAAAGACCTACCGCTTCGGGCTAATCCGGCTCAGCTACATGTACCGCCTTATTATCCGGATACGAAGACCGTTCGGCAGGATATGGCCCGGTTTTACAGCAACATTCGGGATATGGACGATTGGGTGGGCCAGCTGCTCGACGAGCTGGAAGCGGATGGCCAGCTTGATAAAACGATCATTTTCTTCTGGTCCGACCACGGCGATGGCCTTCCGTTCGTCAAACGTGAGATCTATGACCGGGGTCTGCGGGTGCCGCTGCTTGTGCGGTTTCCAGACGGCCGTTTTGCCGGAACCACCCGCGAGGAACTTGTTTCGATGATCGACCTTGCTCCAGCCGTCCTGACGCTGGCCGGTATCAAGCCGCCGGATTATATGCAGGGAAACGCTTTTCTAAACCTAAAAACGGGAAAGCGGCCCGCCAGTATTCAGCCGCATCGGTACGTCTTTGCGGCCCGCGACCGGCTGGATTCAGAGTACGACCGCGTGCGGACGGTTCATGACGGACGCTACCAGTACATCCGTAATTTCTTTCCTCAGAAACCGCTTTACATGGATATTGACTACCGAAAACAACAGCCGATGATGGCCGAGCTGTTACGGTTACGCGATGCGGGGGCTCTCAACCCGACGCAGATGTTGTGGTTCCAGAAAACCAAACCCGTTGAGGAATTATACGACCTGAAAACCGACCCGTATGAATTAACCAACCTCGCGACGCAGCCTGCATATAGCCAGCATTTACGCCGGTTGCGGCAGGAAATGGATCGCTGGCTGACTGACACTAAAGACCTGGGGGCCATTCCGGAGAAGGAACTTGTGCGGCAGTGGTGGCACGGGCAGGATACACCGCCGACAACCGCGTCTCCACAAATGATTTGGTCGGGCAATAAACTAACGCTGAGCTGTTCGACGCCAGGGGCTTCTCTAGCGTATAAACCAGCAGGTGCCGGTTCAGGCTGGCGGGTCTATACCGGTCCCGTTACCTTGCCACCGGGCCAGAGCATTACGGCTGTAGCCATGCGCATCGGCTACCAGAAAAGTTCTGAAGTAAGCTCTACCAGTAAGTGAGCCTTGATCTTCAGCGCTACATCGAAAGCCCGGCTGCAATACGTGAGAAAAGCATATTACAGCCGGGCGGCAGGCAATTTACGGTAACTAGTTACTTTCCACGGATGCCGCGATCAGCTTAACCGGCCCTAATAAACCCGAAGGCAACAACTTCGAGTCTGCCTGATAAAATGGCAAAGCTGTGTACGTAATCTTGCTGGTTACACCGGGCTGCGCATCGCCAATCAGGCGGTTCACCCACAGGTTGGTAACCTTTACCTCAATGACGTTCTCCCCCGCTTTCAGGGCATTACCCACATCCAGTTTGAAGGGTGCCTTCCAGACTGTACCCAGCGACTTTCCGTTTACTGTCACTTCGGCCAGATTCTTTACGTCGCCCAGGTCAAGCATCACCTGTCTGCCACCGGCCAGCATGTTAGCCGGTACGTTGACCCGCTTGGTGTAGGTAGCCGTTCCCGAGAAGTATTTGATACCGGCATTGCTGTTGTCCGTGAAGGAAGCCAGTTGGGTAAACGTAGCCTGTGCAGGTGCACCCCGGTTGGGTTGAAAGCTTACGTTCCAGGGCCCGTCAAGCGTCATCAATTCCTTCGTTACGCGCTGCGGAGCGGTATAACTTGCCTGCGTAGTGGTGTTTTTGAACACGACAAACACTGCATCGGCAGGTTCCAGGTGCAGAGGAACGGTGGTAATGCCGTTTGCAGACGAGTAGCTTACTTTCTCGACCTTACCGGTTTCGGGATGCCACACTTCGGCTTCTTTGCCGCTGACGCGGAAGCGGGCCTGCAAATCCTCGACCCGGTTGTTCCGGTTGTTTACCCAGAACACATCAGCACCCGGCAGCGTACGGTGCACAAACCGTAGTTCGGTAGTAGCCTGCGGTTTTGCATACGTAAAATCAGGGGCTACGTTCAGGTCGCTGAGCACGGCCTGCAGGGATTGTCCACGTACTTTACCGGCTGCTGCGCTCCCGTTGGCCGACCACAGTTCATTGACGATGGCGTTAAACTCAGCTTTGTCGTCGTTCAGACTGGGCGTGCCAGTGGGCTTCGGACCAACCACAACGGCCCCGGCTTTCACTAGATCGCGCAGTTTACGGGCTACCTTCAAGGTCATCTGACGGCTGTTGGAATCCAGAGCCATTACCCGATAGCGCATACCGCTGGGGGTAACGAGCCTGCCCTCTTTGACCTGGAGCAGGTTGACCAGCGCATCGGCATTGATAAAGTCGAAGTTGTAACCAGCGGGAATAGCGGGCATCTTCTGACCGAACAGGAACGTAACGTTATTGTCTTCGCCGTAGTAGTACACTACATCGGCCACGAATTTACCCTGCTGAAGCATGTAGCTGCTACGGGCCAGGTAATCCGTCCAGACTTTCGCCTGCGGAGCCCAGGTTTCATGCCGGTTGAACCACTGCCCGAAAGGTCCAAGCCCTAAGCCGGGAATCTTGTCATCGACCGGCTGGTGGGCCGACGTGTGAATGACAAATCGGTTCAGGCCGTTGGCCAGCTCCAGATCAGCCGTAGGTTTCAGCTTTTCTGGGGAATACGACCAGGCACCATTGGGTCCAAAACCAATGGCGGTCAACGACTCGGCCGCTACCAGATTCTGGCCGTAGATATGCGCGACAGATGCCGACTCGCGAATATCCGCTTCCGCCATACTCAATGTAGAGCCGCCCGGGCCTGGTGTCCACATGGCCGACATGGGCACCGCGGCCGTCCGCTTCACTTCCATCCCATCGACGATAAACACCCGGCCGTTTTCGTGCGATTCGGTGTAGCGCTTCATGCCACGCTTAGCCAGAATGTCGGTCAATTGGTCGTAATGGTTCTCCACAATAAGCTCGCCGATCGTTTTGCGAAAATCCCATAGAAACTGCTCGCTGGCTTCCACGCTTTTAATGACGGCTCCGGTTAATACCGGCATCCAGAGCCGTAGGCTGTAGCCACGACGCTTCTGGAATTCTTCGGCCATTTTCGGCGTCCAGTTTTCCTGCCCCGATTCGTAGCTATCGGTAACCATGTACTGCAGCCCCTTGGCGCCCATCAACCCACCGGTGGCGTTCTTGTATTGATCCAGGTAGTTTTCGAAGTACCGTTTCACGGCTTCGCCATCCAGCTTGTTAACTTCCAGTCCCGTCGCTTCGGGTGAGGCCGGATGGTTTAGCTTACCCGTAAGGGAATAGCCAAACCGCACAATTTTCCAGTTGCCAGACGGTATAGTCCAGTTCAGAGTACCGTCGGTCGTCAGTTTACTGGTCAAATCCACAACGTCTGCTTCGGCCACGACATCGCTGGCTGCTGGCGTAGGGTATTTACTCAGATTGACGCCGGCAGCATATCCCGCTTTTTCCTCTGCGTGGTTGATTCGTGCCGCCGGATGAAGTACCAGTTCAGCAATACCCGTTCCGGCCGGGGGCTTGGGAGCTTCCCGTCTTCCACCCATCAATGCCCCAAAGTTGATGGGTGGTGGCGGGTTCTTAAAGGTTACCCGAAAGTATTTAGCGGTTGTTGCCGGAATGCTGATGGTCAGCTGCCGCAGCGTACTGATTGGAATAACGTCTATCCGACGAAAATTCACGCCATCATCGCTCGCTTCGAGAATACGATCCTCGCTGGCCGGAGGCACGCCAAACCCCATGAAGGTTCCACCACCCACCACCGATACGGCTTTGATCGTTTGCGGCTGGGTAAATTCGTACTGTATCCAGGCGTATCCCTTTACCGTGTCGGATGGCAGCAGCGTCGTAGTAGCCAGGTCACCGTCGGTTAGCTGAGCCAAATTAAAGCTGCCACCGCTCGAGGTAATTGTTGGTTTCAGGTCATCCAGAGCTATGTCGGCGGCTGGCAGCCGGTAAGCAATCACGGCAATATCGCCGTAATACTCGGCCGCCGGGGTAACCGGCCCGGCAGCACCGAAGCCCGGTAGTAGGGGCAGATTCTGAAAGTCGCCGGTTGTGTTGGGCGGCTTGGGTAACTGGCCGTTGAAGGGCTGCCCGCCTTTTACCCGCATTTCGCTCCAGACAATTTTCTTCATCCCGTCTTTGGGCTCTACCCACGGCCCACCACTTTCGCTCCAGCCGGGCGAACCGGCAATGGCCATCTCCAGCTTTAAGGAATCGGCCAGTTTGGTGGTATAGCGGAACGCATCCTGCCACTCCGGGGTCATGTAAGTCAGGCGCTTGCTGACGATCTGCGGGGTGGTGAGGCCCGCATCAAAATTCTGGAAACCACCAATGCCGGAGCGGTGCATCCACAAAAGGTCTTTGCGAATCCCATCTTTCGTGATATTGCCGTTCATCCAGTGCCACCACACCCGGGGCCTCGCGGCCTCGTTGGTGGTCATGAAATTTTTCAACAGCGGGTCGGTGGTTTTCGTCTGCGCCTGGCTTTGGCCGTAGGCGGATACGAGCAGCCCGAGTGCGAGTCCTTTTACAAAACGTTTTTTCATTGGGGTTCCTGGTTAGGGTTAGTGTGTTCGTAAGCAGGCGAATCAGGAGAGCGCCATTCTACGCAGCGGATGCTGGCACATTCTCCGCGTTCCTTCCTGAAACAGGGGCTATTGGCTATAGAGGTAGAGTTTAATTTAATAGCCAAATATTGCTAGTTGACCAGACTAAACTCTCCTGCACGTACCTGCTCTCCGTACATTTTACGTAAAGAGTTTGATCCGACTCATTAGCAATTCCGCTCTGGGCGACGTATTAGAAAACCGGTGTTACGTGTCAGGTTATACGCCCTTAGTACCGGTAAAACTTAATGCGGACAACGCTGTAATCGCCATTCGGATTCTTTTGAAAGCGTAGCATGCCAACTCGCGTATTTTTTATCGCAAAGCTGCCAATGCTACCGCCACCGGTGCCTTCATCGCCGTTCAGTCGACGGGTGGTTACCCATTTGTCGTTTACGAACGAGCCTTCATCCATGAAGTCCACGTCCACCTGAGGCTTCTGGGCGTTTGCGGTTAAGGGCGTAAACGTAAGCTCGTAATCCCTCCCCACGGCAATGAATTCATCCGGACCAACGGCAAAAACCAGCCCGCCCGCCAGCGTAGCGCTTTTGACGGCGGGTGGCGCACCAGGAAATACCCTGGGTACCACCAGGTCGGCCTTCACCGAATAGCCCGGCAACGTAAACGTTTGTGACTTAGCCGTTGTATCGACAAATACGCCAGCCATCGTTCCTTTCCCCTGGTGTTGCAGAATCAGTTCCTGCACCTGCTCCAGAACGGCAAAGGTTTTGGTGAACGGGTCCTCTTCGGCCGGCGTAGCGTCTATCCCGAAGGGAGCCACACCCATAGCGTCGTGCTGACCGTATATCCACAAAGCCAGATTGGCGGGTTCCAGTCCCTGTCTGATCTCCGGAATAAACACCGGATTACCGGGGCGATGGTATTGCTCCACCAGGTTATAAATTCCCTGTTTCGATGCGTAGACGTTCGGCGTAATGAAATCAATTGCGGGCGCATTGGCCCGCCAGATATCCAGGGTGTGCGGAACGGGACCACCACTGGGGTATTTGCCCGGCACACCCGTAAACCCGGCTGCTTTCGGCCAGGCGTTTACGAACATCGGTATCGGATACGCTTCTTTGCCCGCACCCGCTAATTGGCCGACGAACCTGGTGTACTGATGAACCGAGAACAGTTCTTCGGGGAAATATGAAAAGACTTTAGGGTTCTTCTCATCCAGTTGGCTTTTACCAAACACCTCTTCCCAGCTTCCTGATGTTTTGTAGCCACTGGCCCGCCATACACTGTCAATCTCCGGTTGCAGCTTTCCTTTGTTGGCCGCCAGATAGCGCATCAGGTCGGCCGGAACGCCCTGATCATACGCCTTGTTGGCAGCATCACTGTAGTCACGCGGATTGTTGAAGATTCCGACTTCATTTTCCACCTGCGCCATAATCACGGTCTGATCTTTTTCGTCTACCTGCCGGATGTGCTGCATCAGGGTTTTAAACGCCTTGGCATCGGCTTTCAGATTAGCCTCGGAAAATACAGATAGCATAGGCAGCAGTTCGCCCTTGCTGTTTCTGGCCCTTGGATACTTCTCAACGTTGGTCTTGATCCAGGACGGTACGTAGGTGGAGTAGGTAGTTTTGAAAGCGCCAAACCAGAGAATACCCAGATGCAGATTTTGTTTTCTGGCCCCGTAGATCAGACTGTCCACCAGAGCAAAATCAAATTTTCCCTCCTGTGGCTCAATCAGTTCCCAGTACACCGGTGCCAGAACCGTGTTGACATGTTTCTTCTTCATCTGAGCCCATACCGGCCGCATGTAAGCCGCCCCCGAAACGGTTGAATTGTGCAGCTCACCGCCCCGAACTAAAAAAGGCTTATCGTTTACAACCAACTGCACCGTATTTCCTTTTTTCTCCAGATGCGGAGGTTTATGACTTTGGGCAAAAAGAGAAAAACCGGCTAACTGTAAAAAGAGCAAAACAGTAGAGAACCGCATAGTTTTCAGTGGATTAAGGGCTAGTGACTTTTGGGGTTTGGGATGAATGCTTTCGAAAGCAAACGAATCAACTACTGATTCTTACCTCTGTTTAAACGCGTTACGTATTGATCGAGAAGTTGCAATCAATACGTAACGCGTAGTATGCTAGTCCTTTTTGACCTGGCTGGACGGAGGTGCGGGAGGCCCTTCCAGCAGCACCAGATCCAGTTCGTTGAGCTTGCTGAAGTTAGGCCCACCTAAGGGAACCTGCGGATACACGTGCTGGGAATAGGCGGATGCTGAACGGAAAAAGTTTTCGAAAATACCGGGGGTCAGAACGCCCATGAAGCGGGTATAGGGACGTTTGAGCTGATACGCGTGGATGGTTCCGGCCGGCACCGCCACGTAATCGCCGGGATTGACATCCAGCAGCAGCTGGTTAGCCCACATACTCATCTGCCCATCGATGCAGAAGAAGGTTTCCGAATGTTTGAGGTGATAGTGTTTGCCGATCATTTGTCCGGCCGGGCCTTCCGTAGTAACCACCAGCAGTTTTCCGGCCGTAGTCGCGTTATCGCTGAGGATACCAAAAAGCTGGTCGCCAATCGTGTACCGATCTCCCTCGCCAGCCGCTAACACATAAGGGGCCACGGTCTTAGGTAACGCTGCATTAGTGACCCGTTGGGGCGTTTGCCCGCTGAGCGGTTGGCCATCGAAGTGAACATCGGCGGTCTGTTCGGCTTTTTTTAACGTAGTCTCATCGAGGGCAGGCACCGCATCCGAAGGTTGCACATAACCCTTATAGGGCTTACCCATCGTTTGGTATAAGGCACTGATGCGATTGCCACTCGTAATAGAGGCTAGTTGCGTATGATGGCTCATCAGGCGAAACGCGTGGGCCGTAGCCGGGGGAACACTGGCGAAATCACCTTTAATCAACCGGTAATGGGTACCAGCCAGCCACAAATCAACTTCACCTTCCAGCACCAGAATAGCCTCGTGGGTGCTGGCATGGGTATGCGATGGCAGTTGGGCACCCTTGCCACCCGTGATTACGGCCCATTCATACAGATCGCCGGTATCGCTGCCCCGGGCAATGAGGTTAACGACCAGACCGCCCACCAGATGACGTTCCCCATCGCCCTGCCGAATGAAGTAGGGTATTTTTTCACCTGGCAGTTCTCCTTTCGGGGTTACAGCCTGAATAGCCGCCAGTCCGCCGGTGATGCTGGTGCCCCGCTGCATGGTAACGGCATCGGCCGTTTGCGCCTGTATGGGCGAACTCCAGAGACTTGCCACAGTCAGGGTAGCCAGAAGAAGTTGCCTGTTGATCCATTTCGATTGTTGCATGGAACAAAGGTAGTCCTACCCTAAGCGCAGCCCTGTCACAATCCGATTTTAGAGTAGGACAAATAAAACATAGCTAAACCCTTTAGCTGTGCGTTATTCTTCAGGTCTGATCCGCATTAGCCGACCCGTTGAGTATTTTCAAAAGCTGAATCCCTTTCAGTTTCCAGCAGCTCATTTAGGATGGGCAGCAATAAAAGACTGATAATGACCCATGAACAATACCATCACCAACTACGACGTGTATGGAGAAGCCTATACCCCTCATTTGCCGGATTACGTCTTTAGTGAACAATTCGGCGACCGTCTCCGTAAGGTAGACTGGACAATTGAACCACACGTACACACCGATTTATTCCAAATCTTCTTCGTTGAGACGGGCCAGT is from Spirosoma taeanense and encodes:
- a CDS encoding quercetin 2,3-dioxygenase, producing MQQSKWINRQLLLATLTVASLWSSPIQAQTADAVTMQRGTSITGGLAAIQAVTPKGELPGEKIPYFIRQGDGERHLVGGLVVNLIARGSDTGDLYEWAVITGGKGAQLPSHTHASTHEAILVLEGEVDLWLAGTHYRLIKGDFASVPPATAHAFRLMSHHTQLASITSGNRISALYQTMGKPYKGYVQPSDAVPALDETTLKKAEQTADVHFDGQPLSGQTPQRVTNAALPKTVAPYVLAAGEGDRYTIGDQLFGILSDNATTAGKLLVVTTEGPAGQMIGKHYHLKHSETFFCIDGQMSMWANQLLLDVNPGDYVAVPAGTIHAYQLKRPYTRFMGVLTPGIFENFFRSASAYSQHVYPQVPLGGPNFSKLNELDLVLLEGPPAPPSSQVKKD